A single region of the Chelonoidis abingdonii isolate Lonesome George chromosome 23, CheloAbing_2.0, whole genome shotgun sequence genome encodes:
- the LOC116824630 gene encoding cyclin-dependent kinase 11B isoform X7, with product MGDEKDSWKVKTLDEILQEKKRRKEQEEKAEIKRIKNSDDRDSKRDSLEEGELRDHRMEITIRNSPYRREDSMEDRGEEDDSLAIKPPQQMSRKEKAHHRKDEKRKEKRRHRSHSAEGVSAHHRTVREDYGDKVKIRTWSRSPLRQQREKLEQGDGRKPVKEEKTEERDLLSDLQDISDSERKTSSAESSSGESGSGSEEEEEESSSGESEEEEEEEEEEEEEEEEEEEETGSNSEEVSEQSAEEVSEEEMSEEEEQENGNHIPVESRFDRDSAGSEGEEEEVGEETPHSNAMTEGDYVPDSPASSPIELKQELPKYLPALQGCRSVEEFQCLNRIEEGTYGVVYRAKDKKTDEIVALKRLKMEKEKEGFPITSLREINTILKAQHPNIVTVREIVVGSNMDKIYIVMNYVEHDLKSLMETMKQPFLPGEVKTLMIQLLRGVKHLHDNWILHRDLKTSNLLLSHKGILKVGDFGLAREYGSPLKPYTPVVVTLWYRAPELLLGAKEYSTAIDMWSVGCIFGELLTQKPLFPGKSDIDQINKIFKDLGTPSEKIWPGYNELPAVKKMTFTEYPYNNLRKRFGALLSDPGFDLMNKFLTYYPGRRITAEDGLKHEYFRETPLPIDPSMFPTWPAKSEQQRVKRGTSPRPPEGGLGYSQLGDDDLKDTGFHLTTTNQGASAAGPGFSLKF from the exons ATGGGTGATGAAAAGGACTCTTGGAAAGTGAAAACTTTAGATGAaattcttcaggaaaaaaaacgaAGGAAGGAGCAAGAAGAGAAGGCAGAGATAAAACGCATTAAAAAT TCTGATGATCGGGATTCAAAGCGGGATTCCCTTGAAGAGGGGGAGCTGAGAGATCACCGTATGGAGATAACAATCAGGAATTCACCTTACAGGAGAGAAGATTCTATGGAAGATAG AGGAGAGGAGGATGATTCCTTGGCTATCAAACCACCACAGCAAATGTCACGGAAGGAAAAAGCACATCACAGGAAAGatgagaagaggaaagagaaacGCAGACATCGTAGTCATTCAGCAGAAGGAG TTTCTGCACATCATAGAACAGTGAGGGAAGATTATGGAGACAAAGTAAAAATAAGAACCTGGAGTCGCAGCCCATTACGACAGCAAAGAGAGAAGCTTGAGCAAGGAGATGGCAGGAAGCCAG TAAAAGAGGAGAAAACAGAGGAAAGAGACCTGCTTTCAGATTTGCAAGACATCAGTGACAGTGAGAGAAAAACTAGCTCAGCAGAGTCTTCGTCAGGAG AATCTGGATCTGgttcagaggaagaggaggaagaatctagcagtggagaatcagaagaggaggaggaggaagaggaggaggaggaggaagaagaggaggaggaggaggaggagacaggaagCAATTCTGAGGAAGTGTCTGAACAGTCAGCTG AAGAGGTGAGTGAAGAAGAAATGAGTGAAGAAGAAGAGCAAGAGAATGGAAATCACATTCCAGTTG AGTCAAGGTTTGATCGAGATTCAGCTGGAagtgaaggagaagaggaggaagtgggggaggagacCCCACATTCCAATGCAATGACAGAAGGAGATTATGTTCCTGATTCTCCAGCTTCATCACCCATTGAGTTGAAACAAGAGCTACCCAAGTACCTTCCTGCATTGCAG gGATGTCGTAGTGTGGAGGAATTTCAGTGTTTGAACAGGATTGAAGAAGGAACATATGGTGTGGTGTACAgggcaaaagacaaaaaaactg ATGAAATTGTGGCTCTGAAGCGActgaaaatggaaaaggaaaaagaaggctTTCCCATTACCTCTCTACGAGAAATAAACACCATTCTGAAAGCACAGCACCCAAATATAGTCACTGTTAGA GAAATTGTTGTGGGCAGTAATATGGATAAAATCTATATTGTAATGAATTATGTAGAACATGACCTCAAGAGTCTGATGGAAACGATGAAACAGCCATTTTTACCAG GTGAAGTGAAAACTTTGATGATTCAGTTATTACGTGGAGTCAAGCACCTTCATGACAACTGGATACTTCATCGGGACTTAAAGACCTCCAACCTGCTGCTGAGTCATAAAGGCATTTTAAAG GTTGGAGATTTTGGACTGGCCCGAGAGTATGGGTCACCTCTGAAGCCTTATACACCTGTAGTTGTGACACTGTGGTACAGGGCACCAGAGCTGTTACTTGGTGCTAAG GAATACTCCACTGCAATAGACATGTGGTCAGTAGGTTGTATATTTGGAGAACTGTTAACTCAGAAACCGCTGTTTCCAGGAAAATCAGATATTGACCAGATTAACAAAATTTTTAAG GACCTGGGTACCCCGAGTGAGAAAATCTGGCCTGGGTACAATGAGCTGCCAGCTGTAAAGAAGATGACATTCACAGAATATCCCTATAACAACTTGCGCAAGAGGTTTGGGGCGCTCCTTTCTGATCCAGGTTTTGATCTCATGAACAA GTTCTTGACATACTATCCAGGCAGAAGAATCACTGCTGAAGATGGTTTGAAGCATGAGTATTTCCGAGAGACTCCCCTTCCTATTGACCCATCCATGTTTCCAACCTGGCCAGCAAAAAGTGAACAACAAAGAGTTAAGCGTGGCACAAGCCCCCGACCTCCAGAGGGAGGACTTGGGTATAGTCAATTG GGTGATGATGATCTGAAAGATACAGGTTTTCACCTGACTACCACAAATCAAGGAGCATCAGCAGCAGGACCAGGCTTCAGCCTCAAGTTTTAA
- the LOC116824630 gene encoding cyclin-dependent kinase 11B isoform X8, which yields MEITIRNSPYRREDSMEDRGEEDDSLAIKPPQQMSRKEKAHHRKDEKRKEKRRHRSHSAEGVSAHHRTVREDYGDKVKIRTWSRSPLRQQREKLEQGDGRKPVKEEKTEERDLLSDLQDISDSERKTSSAESSSGESGSGSEEEEEESSSGESEEEEEEEEEEEEEEEEEEEETGSNSEEVSEQSAEEVSEEEMSEEEEQENGNHIPVVTESRFDRDSAGSEGEEEEVGEETPHSNAMTEGDYVPDSPASSPIELKQELPKYLPALQGCRSVEEFQCLNRIEEGTYGVVYRAKDKKTDEIVALKRLKMEKEKEGFPITSLREINTILKAQHPNIVTVREIVVGSNMDKIYIVMNYVEHDLKSLMETMKQPFLPGEVKTLMIQLLRGVKHLHDNWILHRDLKTSNLLLSHKGILKVGDFGLAREYGSPLKPYTPVVVTLWYRAPELLLGAKEYSTAIDMWSVGCIFGELLTQKPLFPGKSDIDQINKIFKDLGTPSEKIWPGYNELPAVKKMTFTEYPYNNLRKRFGALLSDPGFDLMNKFLTYYPGRRITAEDGLKHEYFRETPLPIDPSMFPTWPAKSEQQRVKRGTSPRPPEGGLGYSQLGDDDLKDTGFHLTTTNQGASAAGPGFSLKF from the exons ATGGAGATAACAATCAGGAATTCACCTTACAGGAGAGAAGATTCTATGGAAGATAG AGGAGAGGAGGATGATTCCTTGGCTATCAAACCACCACAGCAAATGTCACGGAAGGAAAAAGCACATCACAGGAAAGatgagaagaggaaagagaaacGCAGACATCGTAGTCATTCAGCAGAAGGAG TTTCTGCACATCATAGAACAGTGAGGGAAGATTATGGAGACAAAGTAAAAATAAGAACCTGGAGTCGCAGCCCATTACGACAGCAAAGAGAGAAGCTTGAGCAAGGAGATGGCAGGAAGCCAG TAAAAGAGGAGAAAACAGAGGAAAGAGACCTGCTTTCAGATTTGCAAGACATCAGTGACAGTGAGAGAAAAACTAGCTCAGCAGAGTCTTCGTCAGGAG AATCTGGATCTGgttcagaggaagaggaggaagaatctagcagtggagaatcagaagaggaggaggaggaagaggaggaggaggaggaagaagaggaggaggaggaggaggagacaggaagCAATTCTGAGGAAGTGTCTGAACAGTCAGCTG AAGAGGTGAGTGAAGAAGAAATGAGTGAAGAAGAAGAGCAAGAGAATGGAAATCACATTCCAGTTG TTACAGAGTCAAGGTTTGATCGAGATTCAGCTGGAagtgaaggagaagaggaggaagtgggggaggagacCCCACATTCCAATGCAATGACAGAAGGAGATTATGTTCCTGATTCTCCAGCTTCATCACCCATTGAGTTGAAACAAGAGCTACCCAAGTACCTTCCTGCATTGCAG gGATGTCGTAGTGTGGAGGAATTTCAGTGTTTGAACAGGATTGAAGAAGGAACATATGGTGTGGTGTACAgggcaaaagacaaaaaaactg ATGAAATTGTGGCTCTGAAGCGActgaaaatggaaaaggaaaaagaaggctTTCCCATTACCTCTCTACGAGAAATAAACACCATTCTGAAAGCACAGCACCCAAATATAGTCACTGTTAGA GAAATTGTTGTGGGCAGTAATATGGATAAAATCTATATTGTAATGAATTATGTAGAACATGACCTCAAGAGTCTGATGGAAACGATGAAACAGCCATTTTTACCAG GTGAAGTGAAAACTTTGATGATTCAGTTATTACGTGGAGTCAAGCACCTTCATGACAACTGGATACTTCATCGGGACTTAAAGACCTCCAACCTGCTGCTGAGTCATAAAGGCATTTTAAAG GTTGGAGATTTTGGACTGGCCCGAGAGTATGGGTCACCTCTGAAGCCTTATACACCTGTAGTTGTGACACTGTGGTACAGGGCACCAGAGCTGTTACTTGGTGCTAAG GAATACTCCACTGCAATAGACATGTGGTCAGTAGGTTGTATATTTGGAGAACTGTTAACTCAGAAACCGCTGTTTCCAGGAAAATCAGATATTGACCAGATTAACAAAATTTTTAAG GACCTGGGTACCCCGAGTGAGAAAATCTGGCCTGGGTACAATGAGCTGCCAGCTGTAAAGAAGATGACATTCACAGAATATCCCTATAACAACTTGCGCAAGAGGTTTGGGGCGCTCCTTTCTGATCCAGGTTTTGATCTCATGAACAA GTTCTTGACATACTATCCAGGCAGAAGAATCACTGCTGAAGATGGTTTGAAGCATGAGTATTTCCGAGAGACTCCCCTTCCTATTGACCCATCCATGTTTCCAACCTGGCCAGCAAAAAGTGAACAACAAAGAGTTAAGCGTGGCACAAGCCCCCGACCTCCAGAGGGAGGACTTGGGTATAGTCAATTG GGTGATGATGATCTGAAAGATACAGGTTTTCACCTGACTACCACAAATCAAGGAGCATCAGCAGCAGGACCAGGCTTCAGCCTCAAGTTTTAA
- the LOC116824630 gene encoding cyclin-dependent kinase 11B isoform X4 yields MEITIRNSPYRREDSMEDRGEEDDSLAIKPPQQMSRKEKAHHRKDEKRKEKRRHRSHSAEGGKHARVKEKEREHERRKRHREEQDKARREWERQKRREMAREHSRRERDRLEQLERKRERERKMREQQKEQRELKERERRAEERRKEREARREVSAHHRTVREDYGDKVKIRTWSRSPLRQQREKLEQGDGRKPVKEEKTEERDLLSDLQDISDSERKTSSAESSSGESGSGSEEEEEESSSGESEEEEEEEEEEEEEEEEEEEETGSNSEEVSEQSAEEVSEEEMSEEEEQENGNHIPVVTESRFDRDSAGSEGEEEEVGEETPHSNAMTEGDYVPDSPASSPIELKQELPKYLPALQGCRSVEEFQCLNRIEEGTYGVVYRAKDKKTDEIVALKRLKMEKEKEGFPITSLREINTILKAQHPNIVTVREIVVGSNMDKIYIVMNYVEHDLKSLMETMKQPFLPGEVKTLMIQLLRGVKHLHDNWILHRDLKTSNLLLSHKGILKVGDFGLAREYGSPLKPYTPVVVTLWYRAPELLLGAKEYSTAIDMWSVGCIFGELLTQKPLFPGKSDIDQINKIFKDLGTPSEKIWPGYNELPAVKKMTFTEYPYNNLRKRFGALLSDPGFDLMNKFLTYYPGRRITAEDGLKHEYFRETPLPIDPSMFPTWPAKSEQQRVKRGTSPRPPEGGLGYSQLGDDDLKDTGFHLTTTNQGASAAGPGFSLKF; encoded by the exons ATGGAGATAACAATCAGGAATTCACCTTACAGGAGAGAAGATTCTATGGAAGATAG AGGAGAGGAGGATGATTCCTTGGCTATCAAACCACCACAGCAAATGTCACGGAAGGAAAAAGCACATCACAGGAAAGatgagaagaggaaagagaaacGCAGACATCGTAGTCATTCAGCAGAAGGAG GGAAGCATGCCAGGGTAAAAGAGAAGGAACGTGAGCATGAACGTAGGAAAAGACATCGAGAAGAGCAGGATAAGGCTCGACGTGAATGGGAAaggcagaagaggagggaaatGGCTAGGGagcattccaggagggagag GGATCGTCTAGAGCAGCTTGAGCGAAAACGAGAACGGGAGAGAAAAATGCGAGAGCAACAAAAAGAGCAAAGGGAACTAAAAGAACGGGAAAGGCGAGCTGAAGAAAGGCGCAAGGAACGGGAGGCCAGACGAGAAG TTTCTGCACATCATAGAACAGTGAGGGAAGATTATGGAGACAAAGTAAAAATAAGAACCTGGAGTCGCAGCCCATTACGACAGCAAAGAGAGAAGCTTGAGCAAGGAGATGGCAGGAAGCCAG TAAAAGAGGAGAAAACAGAGGAAAGAGACCTGCTTTCAGATTTGCAAGACATCAGTGACAGTGAGAGAAAAACTAGCTCAGCAGAGTCTTCGTCAGGAG AATCTGGATCTGgttcagaggaagaggaggaagaatctagcagtggagaatcagaagaggaggaggaggaagaggaggaggaggaggaagaagaggaggaggaggaggaggagacaggaagCAATTCTGAGGAAGTGTCTGAACAGTCAGCTG AAGAGGTGAGTGAAGAAGAAATGAGTGAAGAAGAAGAGCAAGAGAATGGAAATCACATTCCAGTTG TTACAGAGTCAAGGTTTGATCGAGATTCAGCTGGAagtgaaggagaagaggaggaagtgggggaggagacCCCACATTCCAATGCAATGACAGAAGGAGATTATGTTCCTGATTCTCCAGCTTCATCACCCATTGAGTTGAAACAAGAGCTACCCAAGTACCTTCCTGCATTGCAG gGATGTCGTAGTGTGGAGGAATTTCAGTGTTTGAACAGGATTGAAGAAGGAACATATGGTGTGGTGTACAgggcaaaagacaaaaaaactg ATGAAATTGTGGCTCTGAAGCGActgaaaatggaaaaggaaaaagaaggctTTCCCATTACCTCTCTACGAGAAATAAACACCATTCTGAAAGCACAGCACCCAAATATAGTCACTGTTAGA GAAATTGTTGTGGGCAGTAATATGGATAAAATCTATATTGTAATGAATTATGTAGAACATGACCTCAAGAGTCTGATGGAAACGATGAAACAGCCATTTTTACCAG GTGAAGTGAAAACTTTGATGATTCAGTTATTACGTGGAGTCAAGCACCTTCATGACAACTGGATACTTCATCGGGACTTAAAGACCTCCAACCTGCTGCTGAGTCATAAAGGCATTTTAAAG GTTGGAGATTTTGGACTGGCCCGAGAGTATGGGTCACCTCTGAAGCCTTATACACCTGTAGTTGTGACACTGTGGTACAGGGCACCAGAGCTGTTACTTGGTGCTAAG GAATACTCCACTGCAATAGACATGTGGTCAGTAGGTTGTATATTTGGAGAACTGTTAACTCAGAAACCGCTGTTTCCAGGAAAATCAGATATTGACCAGATTAACAAAATTTTTAAG GACCTGGGTACCCCGAGTGAGAAAATCTGGCCTGGGTACAATGAGCTGCCAGCTGTAAAGAAGATGACATTCACAGAATATCCCTATAACAACTTGCGCAAGAGGTTTGGGGCGCTCCTTTCTGATCCAGGTTTTGATCTCATGAACAA GTTCTTGACATACTATCCAGGCAGAAGAATCACTGCTGAAGATGGTTTGAAGCATGAGTATTTCCGAGAGACTCCCCTTCCTATTGACCCATCCATGTTTCCAACCTGGCCAGCAAAAAGTGAACAACAAAGAGTTAAGCGTGGCACAAGCCCCCGACCTCCAGAGGGAGGACTTGGGTATAGTCAATTG GGTGATGATGATCTGAAAGATACAGGTTTTCACCTGACTACCACAAATCAAGGAGCATCAGCAGCAGGACCAGGCTTCAGCCTCAAGTTTTAA
- the LOC116824630 gene encoding cyclin-dependent kinase 11B isoform X5, whose translation MEITIRNSPYRREDSMEDRGEEDDSLAIKPPQQMSRKEKAHHRKDEKRKEKRRHRSHSAEGGKHARVKEKEREHERRKRHREEQDKARREWERQKRREMAREHSRRERDRLEQLERKRERERKMREQQKEQRELKERERRAEERRKEREARREVSAHHRTVREDYGDKVKIRTWSRSPLRQQREKLEQGDGRKPVKEEKTEERDLLSDLQDISDSERKTSSAESSSGESGSGSEEEEEESSSGESEEEEEEEEEEEEEEEEEEEETGSNSEEVSEQSAEEVSEEEMSEEEEQENGNHIPVESRFDRDSAGSEGEEEEVGEETPHSNAMTEGDYVPDSPASSPIELKQELPKYLPALQGCRSVEEFQCLNRIEEGTYGVVYRAKDKKTDEIVALKRLKMEKEKEGFPITSLREINTILKAQHPNIVTVREIVVGSNMDKIYIVMNYVEHDLKSLMETMKQPFLPGEVKTLMIQLLRGVKHLHDNWILHRDLKTSNLLLSHKGILKVGDFGLAREYGSPLKPYTPVVVTLWYRAPELLLGAKEYSTAIDMWSVGCIFGELLTQKPLFPGKSDIDQINKIFKDLGTPSEKIWPGYNELPAVKKMTFTEYPYNNLRKRFGALLSDPGFDLMNKFLTYYPGRRITAEDGLKHEYFRETPLPIDPSMFPTWPAKSEQQRVKRGTSPRPPEGGLGYSQLGDDDLKDTGFHLTTTNQGASAAGPGFSLKF comes from the exons ATGGAGATAACAATCAGGAATTCACCTTACAGGAGAGAAGATTCTATGGAAGATAG AGGAGAGGAGGATGATTCCTTGGCTATCAAACCACCACAGCAAATGTCACGGAAGGAAAAAGCACATCACAGGAAAGatgagaagaggaaagagaaacGCAGACATCGTAGTCATTCAGCAGAAGGAG GGAAGCATGCCAGGGTAAAAGAGAAGGAACGTGAGCATGAACGTAGGAAAAGACATCGAGAAGAGCAGGATAAGGCTCGACGTGAATGGGAAaggcagaagaggagggaaatGGCTAGGGagcattccaggagggagag GGATCGTCTAGAGCAGCTTGAGCGAAAACGAGAACGGGAGAGAAAAATGCGAGAGCAACAAAAAGAGCAAAGGGAACTAAAAGAACGGGAAAGGCGAGCTGAAGAAAGGCGCAAGGAACGGGAGGCCAGACGAGAAG TTTCTGCACATCATAGAACAGTGAGGGAAGATTATGGAGACAAAGTAAAAATAAGAACCTGGAGTCGCAGCCCATTACGACAGCAAAGAGAGAAGCTTGAGCAAGGAGATGGCAGGAAGCCAG TAAAAGAGGAGAAAACAGAGGAAAGAGACCTGCTTTCAGATTTGCAAGACATCAGTGACAGTGAGAGAAAAACTAGCTCAGCAGAGTCTTCGTCAGGAG AATCTGGATCTGgttcagaggaagaggaggaagaatctagcagtggagaatcagaagaggaggaggaggaagaggaggaggaggaggaagaagaggaggaggaggaggaggagacaggaagCAATTCTGAGGAAGTGTCTGAACAGTCAGCTG AAGAGGTGAGTGAAGAAGAAATGAGTGAAGAAGAAGAGCAAGAGAATGGAAATCACATTCCAGTTG AGTCAAGGTTTGATCGAGATTCAGCTGGAagtgaaggagaagaggaggaagtgggggaggagacCCCACATTCCAATGCAATGACAGAAGGAGATTATGTTCCTGATTCTCCAGCTTCATCACCCATTGAGTTGAAACAAGAGCTACCCAAGTACCTTCCTGCATTGCAG gGATGTCGTAGTGTGGAGGAATTTCAGTGTTTGAACAGGATTGAAGAAGGAACATATGGTGTGGTGTACAgggcaaaagacaaaaaaactg ATGAAATTGTGGCTCTGAAGCGActgaaaatggaaaaggaaaaagaaggctTTCCCATTACCTCTCTACGAGAAATAAACACCATTCTGAAAGCACAGCACCCAAATATAGTCACTGTTAGA GAAATTGTTGTGGGCAGTAATATGGATAAAATCTATATTGTAATGAATTATGTAGAACATGACCTCAAGAGTCTGATGGAAACGATGAAACAGCCATTTTTACCAG GTGAAGTGAAAACTTTGATGATTCAGTTATTACGTGGAGTCAAGCACCTTCATGACAACTGGATACTTCATCGGGACTTAAAGACCTCCAACCTGCTGCTGAGTCATAAAGGCATTTTAAAG GTTGGAGATTTTGGACTGGCCCGAGAGTATGGGTCACCTCTGAAGCCTTATACACCTGTAGTTGTGACACTGTGGTACAGGGCACCAGAGCTGTTACTTGGTGCTAAG GAATACTCCACTGCAATAGACATGTGGTCAGTAGGTTGTATATTTGGAGAACTGTTAACTCAGAAACCGCTGTTTCCAGGAAAATCAGATATTGACCAGATTAACAAAATTTTTAAG GACCTGGGTACCCCGAGTGAGAAAATCTGGCCTGGGTACAATGAGCTGCCAGCTGTAAAGAAGATGACATTCACAGAATATCCCTATAACAACTTGCGCAAGAGGTTTGGGGCGCTCCTTTCTGATCCAGGTTTTGATCTCATGAACAA GTTCTTGACATACTATCCAGGCAGAAGAATCACTGCTGAAGATGGTTTGAAGCATGAGTATTTCCGAGAGACTCCCCTTCCTATTGACCCATCCATGTTTCCAACCTGGCCAGCAAAAAGTGAACAACAAAGAGTTAAGCGTGGCACAAGCCCCCGACCTCCAGAGGGAGGACTTGGGTATAGTCAATTG GGTGATGATGATCTGAAAGATACAGGTTTTCACCTGACTACCACAAATCAAGGAGCATCAGCAGCAGGACCAGGCTTCAGCCTCAAGTTTTAA